Below is a window of Synechococcus sp. RSCCF101 DNA.
GTGATCAGGCCCGGATCGATCCCGCGCCGCCTGGCCAGACGGGTGGAGACGACGAGCCCCAGCAGCACGGCCAGGGCGATGAGCAGGCCGTACCAGCGGACCGCGATGGGACCGATCTGGAACAGCAGGGGTCCGGGAGAGGTGAACTCGGCGACAACAGCAGGCAGCACTCGTCGGCTGAAGGGAAGGGGGGATGGGCTCAGACGCCTTCGGCGGCCTGCACCTTCTCGACCTGCTTCTTCTTCAGCACCAGCATGATCTGGGCCAGGGCGACAGCGGCGAAGAAGGCCAGCAGACCGTAGATGCGGACAGGGTTCTGGAGGACGATCTCGGTGTCGAGCTGCCCGAAGCCACCCACGTTGGGATCGTCGGTGAGCGGTGCACCGGCCTCCACCGCATCACCGCTGGCCACGATCAGAGCCGGACCGGCGGGAATCGATTCGCTCACCGTGCTCCCATCGGCGGCCTCGATCTTGACCTCGTGGGAACCGGAGGCGTCGTCATCGATGGAGAGGATGGTGCCGGCCACGCTGGCGGTGTAGACGGAGTTGTTGCTGCGCTCACCGGTGGGATAGAGCTGGCCGCGACCACGGTTGCCGCCCACGTGGATGGAGTACTTGCCGAAGTGGATCGAGGGATCGGCGGCCGGATCGGGTGAGAGCAGGGGGAAGACGATCTCCTGGTGCTGATCACCGGGCAGGGGGCCCACCAGAAGGATGTTCGGGTCCTCCTCGCTGTAGGTGGTGTAGTAGACGCCCTCGGTCTCCTCGCGGATCTCGTCCGTCCAGCGATCCTGGGGAGCCAGGCTGAAGCCGTCGGGGAGCATCACCACGGCGCCCACGTTCAGCGGTGAGCGGGTGCCGTCGGCTCCCACCTGCTGGACGGAGGTGTCGTAGGGGATCTTCACCGCTGCGGTGAAGACCGTGTCCGGCATCACGGCCTGGGGCGCTTCCACCTGGGTGAGCTTCTTGGCCAGGTGGCAGTTGGCGCAGACGATCTTGCCTGTGGCCTCACGCGGTGAGTCGTAGTTCTGCTGGGCCCAGAAGGGGTAGGCGAAGCTGGCCTGAGGCCCCAGGAGCAGCAGGGCGGCTGTGATCAGGCTGCCGAGGAGAAGGTTGAGACGGGGACGCATGGGACGGTGCAGCGGGACGGGGAACGGAAGCGGGGCGGGGTGAGGGAGGCGTGTCAGACCCACCAGGGCTTGTCGCCGTCCCTGAAGTCCGTGTCGGTCCACTGGCCGAGGAACACGGTGTCGTTCTCGATCGCCACCGTGGTGAGCGCGAGGGACAGGGGCGCCGGACCGCGGACCACCTTTCCGGCGGCGTCGTACTGGCTGCCGTGACACGGGCAGATGAACTTGTTCGCGCCGCTGTTCCAGGGCACCACGCAGCCCAGGTGGGTGCAGATCGCGTTGATGCCGTAGGAGCCGATGGCGTCGTCGCCCTCGACCAGCAGGTAGGTGGGATCCCCCTTGAGACCCTGCACGAGGCTGCGGTCGCCGGCGGGGTGATCGGTCAGCCAGCCACTGGCGCTGACGGGATTACCCAGCTCGTCCTTGGCGACGGTGCCGCCACCGGAGCCGCCGGCACGGGGGGGGATGAAGTAGTTCACCACCGGGTAGAGCGCTCCGAGGGCGACGCCCGTCACGGAACCGAACGTCAGCAGGTTCATGAACTGCCGACGACCCATCCCTGGGACATCGCTCGAGGAGAGTTGGGTCATGGCTGGCAGGGGGACGGCCGTGTCAGATGGCGGCCATTATGGACGTTAAAGGGGTGTCAAAAAGTGCAACAAAAGCTTGCGCTGACTGGCTTTCGGGCTGCCTGCCTGCTCTTCGTTGGCAGCGTCCCTGGTTCGGTCCATCCCGCGTCCCTGCCCACCTGTCATGACTCGAACCGCCGCTGATCCGCCCCTGGATGGCGATGAGCTGATCGGCACGCTCCGGCGCCGCTGGAAGGCCTCCTATGACCTGCAGCTGGTGCGGCGACGGCGACGGCTGTATCTGCAGGTGATGTGGGGCTACCTCGAGCAGCAGTCGTTCCCCTTGAGTGAATCCGAGTACCGCGTCCACATCCAGCAGGTGGCCGAGGC
It encodes the following:
- the petA gene encoding cytochrome f, producing the protein MRPRLNLLLGSLITAALLLLGPQASFAYPFWAQQNYDSPREATGKIVCANCHLAKKLTQVEAPQAVMPDTVFTAAVKIPYDTSVQQVGADGTRSPLNVGAVVMLPDGFSLAPQDRWTDEIREETEGVYYTTYSEEDPNILLVGPLPGDQHQEIVFPLLSPDPAADPSIHFGKYSIHVGGNRGRGQLYPTGERSNNSVYTASVAGTILSIDDDASGSHEVKIEAADGSTVSESIPAGPALIVASGDAVEAGAPLTDDPNVGGFGQLDTEIVLQNPVRIYGLLAFFAAVALAQIMLVLKKKQVEKVQAAEGV
- a CDS encoding DUF3067 family protein yields the protein MTRTAADPPLDGDELIGTLRRRWKASYDLQLVRRRRRLYLQVMWGYLEQQSFPLSESEYRVHIQQVAEALNRMGVAGSVRRWLETSPDRPRLGKAMSLALDGDGAGDARLDEFLV
- the petC gene encoding cytochrome b6-f complex iron-sulfur subunit; this encodes MTQLSSSDVPGMGRRQFMNLLTFGSVTGVALGALYPVVNYFIPPRAGGSGGGTVAKDELGNPVSASGWLTDHPAGDRSLVQGLKGDPTYLLVEGDDAIGSYGINAICTHLGCVVPWNSGANKFICPCHGSQYDAAGKVVRGPAPLSLALTTVAIENDTVFLGQWTDTDFRDGDKPWWV